One window of Pelmatolapia mariae isolate MD_Pm_ZW linkage group LG18, Pm_UMD_F_2, whole genome shotgun sequence genomic DNA carries:
- the LOC134617034 gene encoding SLAM family member 9-like: MFFCVILVLLSCTEAEGLQHVFLLRGKDLHLDIKKSVVLDKKNDLIWKFNETNNVAKCGFNNDPVVFDKYEGRAELFGQNYSLVLKNVQHSDSGYYTAVVSGGRDYMVAEYKAIIQDPVSPVNLAVDSVSSSSDCCNLIVTCSTVDSQISSIFTCDAQNCSLVEKGSFKAKTYTSNLVVYLQQSFIICNHSNQVSFEQTKKDIKLYCKEKPGISICVVKTVVFSVGLIIMVIAVISVHIMEKIKKRK; the protein is encoded by the exons atgtttttctgtgtgattCTTGTGTTGCTGTCCTGCACTGAGGCTGAAG ggCTCCAACATGTGTTTCTCCTCCGTGGAAAGGACTTACACCTGGATATAAAGAAATCTGTTGTCCTagacaaaaaaaatgatttgatcTGGAAATTTAATGAAACTAACAATGTAGCTAAATGTGGTTTTAATAACGATCCAGTCGTGTTTGACAAATATGAAGGAAGGGCTGAGCTCTTTGGACAAAATTACTCTTTGGTATTAAAGAATGTGCAACACAGTGACAGTGGATATTATACTGCAGTTGTGTCTGGGGGACGAGACTACATGGTAGCTGAATACAAGGCCATAATCCAAG ATCCAGTGTCTCCAGTTAACCTGGCAGTGGACTCTGTGTCCAGCAGCTCAGACTGCTGTAACCTCATTGTGACCTGCAGCACAGTGGATTCTCAAATCAGCAGCATTTTCACATGTGATGCCCAAAACTGCTCTCTGGTAGAAAAAGGAAGCTTTAAAGCCAAAACCTATACTTCCAATCTCGTTGTCTATTTGCAGCAAAGCTTCATCATCTGTAATCACAGCAACCAAGTGAGCTTCGAACAGACTAAGAAGGACATTAAACTTTATTGCAAGGAAAAACCAG GTATCTCCATCTGTGTGGTGAAGACAGTCGTGTTCTCTGTTGGTCTGATCATCATGGTGATTGCTGTCATCAGTGTCCACATTATGGAGAAGATTAAGAAGCGAAAATAA
- the LOC134616270 gene encoding uncharacterized protein LOC134616270, whose product MFFFVILVLLSCTEAEGLQHVFVLHGNDLHLDIEKPVKLDEQTDLFWKCNSSINIAKCVFNRDPFVYKKYAGRAELFRPNCSLKLKNVQHSDSGDYTAIVVSEQEQRVAEYKVIVQDSVTPADLTVDPVSKSSDSCNLTVTCSTVDFNISSIFICDGKICSHAEEKDLKAAKMFSSLSVYLQQDTIFCNHSNQVSWNQTMKVLKFYCETKTGISICVVKTVVFSVGLIIMVIAVISVHIMEKIKKQK is encoded by the exons atgtttttctttgtgattCTTGTGTTGCTGTCCTGCACTGAGGCTGAAG gtctccaacatgtgtttgtgctgcatgGAAACGACTTACACTTAGATATAGAGAAACCTGTTAAACTTGACGAACAGACAGATTTGTTCTGGAAATGTAATTCCAGTATCAATATagctaaatgtgtttttaatagagATCCATTCGTGTATAAGAAATATGCAGGAAGGGCTGAGCTGTTTAGACCAAATTGCTCTTTGAAATTAAAGAATGTACAACACAGTGACAGTGGAGATTATACTGCAATTGTGGTCAGCGAACAAGAGCAAAGGGTAGCTGAATACAAGGTCATAGTCCAAG ATTCAGTGACTCCTGCTGACCTGACAGTGGACCCTGTGTCCAAGAGCTCAGACTCCTGTAACCTGACTGTGACCTGCAGCACAGTGGACTTTAACATTAGCAGTATTTTTATATGTGATGGTAAAATCTGCTCTCATGCAGAAGAAAAGGATTTGAAAGCCGCAAAAATGTTTTCCTCTTTAAGTGTTTACCTGCAGCAAGACACCATTTTCTGTAATCACAGCAACCAAGTGAGCTGGAATCAAACCATGAAGGTGCTCAAATTTTACTGTGAAACAAAGACAG GTATCTCCATCTGTGTGGTGAAGACAGTCGTGTTCTCTGTTGGTCTGATCATCATGGTGATTGCTGTGATCAGTGTCCACATTATGGAGAAGATTAagaagcaaaaataa